A single window of Patescibacteria group bacterium DNA harbors:
- a CDS encoding LD-carboxypeptidase: MLLPKRLTPDSQINLVHTSSPVGRSDLHGFEAAVKRLTKSYPKTKVYDVERHELDPRYLAASERERLKQFRAASKNANWLLPIYGGTGCGDIVRHLSEEDLKVIKKQAPIVNGFSDTTFLINHLYFEIDLLTFHYANAGGIFSHDNHQLFFDVIEGRTQNFSFNEPGSRWLTCPPPTKPIEGIAIGGNLETFRDMLDVCRYGSASWKPFILFMEDVDLDAEDFHRIVIALDQRRVFRQLRAIVIGRMDDKDYASAERKYDQIFGQPPAPAVPGAAPAANPAPVTPNAANCGEFTTESAPHYIQYLLSEVLEDRIESNDPLPVLMVTNFGHGVTKNPLLIPIGGKTIIKPDASIEFVGPFVQ; the protein is encoded by the coding sequence ATGCTGCTCCCCAAGCGCCTGACGCCCGACAGCCAGATCAATCTCGTGCATACTTCGTCCCCGGTCGGACGCAGCGATCTTCATGGTTTCGAGGCGGCGGTGAAAAGACTGACCAAGTCCTACCCGAAGACCAAGGTCTACGACGTCGAGCGGCACGAACTCGACCCGCGCTATCTCGCGGCCTCCGAACGCGAACGCCTCAAGCAATTCCGCGCGGCTTCGAAGAACGCCAACTGGCTCCTGCCGATCTACGGCGGCACCGGCTGCGGCGACATCGTCCGGCATCTCTCCGAAGAGGATCTGAAGGTCATCAAGAAGCAGGCGCCGATCGTGAACGGCTTCAGCGACACGACTTTCCTCATCAATCATCTTTATTTCGAGATTGACCTGCTGACGTTCCATTACGCCAACGCCGGCGGTATCTTCTCGCACGACAACCACCAGCTCTTCTTCGACGTCATCGAGGGCCGGACCCAGAATTTCTCCTTCAACGAACCCGGCAGCCGCTGGCTGACCTGTCCCCCGCCGACGAAACCGATCGAAGGCATCGCCATCGGCGGCAATCTGGAGACTTTCCGCGACATGCTCGACGTCTGCCGCTACGGCTCGGCCTCCTGGAAACCATTCATCCTGTTCATGGAGGACGTTGATCTCGACGCCGAGGATTTCCATCGCATCGTCATCGCGCTCGACCAGCGCCGCGTCTTCCGGCAACTCCGAGCGATCGTCATCGGCCGTATGGACGACAAGGACTACGCCAGCGCCGAACGCAAATATGACCAGATCTTCGGCCAGCCTCCGGCGCCCGCCGTGCCAGGAGCCGCGCCGGCGGCGAACCCCGCGCCGGTAACGCCGAACGCCGCCAACTGCGGCGAATTCACCACCGAATCGGCGCCGCATTACATCCAATATCTGCTGAGCGAGGTCCTGGAGGATCGCATCGAAAGCAACGACCCGCTGCCCGTACTCATGGTCACGAACTTCGGCCACGGCGTGACGAAGAATCCGCTGCTCATCCCTATCGGCGGCAAGACGATCATCAAGCCGGACGCAAGCATCGAGTTCGTGGGGCC
- the tgt gene encoding tRNA guanosine(34) transglycosylase Tgt has translation MEFKLLKRSRHSRARLGILKTAHGEVETPAIVPVATQATVKTLTSRQVEEAGCQLLICNTFHLHLKPGEEVVKRGGGLHGFMNWKRPLMTDSGGYQVFSLGFGRDLGVGKIAKPGSAKRVKSGQQPHLLKIDEDGVWFTSYIDGRKVFIGPEESIRIQQALGADIIFAFDECTAPSADKAYTKKSLALTHRWAARCLAAKKGERQALYGVVQGGRFEDLRRESARFMAGLDFNGFGIGGEFGDDKKAMGRMIRWVTDELPEAKPRHLLGIGHPDDLVTIVKAGADTFDCTAPTHYARHGTAFVSNGRLDLNQSRFLRDRRPLDPRCGCFVCAEHTRSYLSHLIRAKEVAGMVLLTSHNLHFFNGLVADIRRRIKKGLL, from the coding sequence ATGGAATTCAAACTTTTGAAGCGTTCGCGGCATAGCCGGGCCCGGCTCGGCATCCTGAAGACGGCTCATGGCGAGGTTGAGACCCCGGCCATTGTTCCGGTTGCCACCCAGGCTACGGTCAAGACGCTCACTTCGCGGCAGGTCGAGGAGGCCGGTTGCCAGCTGCTCATCTGCAACACGTTCCATCTGCACTTGAAACCCGGCGAGGAAGTGGTGAAGCGCGGCGGCGGGCTGCACGGGTTCATGAACTGGAAGCGGCCGCTCATGACCGATTCCGGCGGCTACCAGGTGTTCAGTCTGGGCTTCGGCCGCGACCTCGGCGTCGGCAAGATCGCCAAGCCCGGTTCGGCGAAGCGCGTGAAGAGCGGCCAGCAGCCGCACCTCCTGAAGATCGACGAGGACGGGGTCTGGTTCACGTCCTACATCGACGGGCGCAAGGTGTTCATCGGGCCGGAGGAATCGATCCGCATCCAGCAGGCGCTCGGCGCGGACATCATTTTCGCGTTCGACGAGTGCACGGCGCCGTCGGCCGACAAGGCCTACACCAAAAAATCGCTCGCGCTCACTCACCGCTGGGCGGCGCGCTGTCTCGCCGCGAAGAAAGGGGAGCGGCAGGCGCTCTATGGCGTCGTGCAGGGCGGCCGCTTCGAGGATCTGCGGCGCGAGAGCGCGCGGTTCATGGCCGGACTGGATTTCAACGGTTTCGGCATCGGCGGCGAGTTCGGCGACGACAAGAAAGCGATGGGCCGGATGATCCGCTGGGTCACGGACGAACTGCCGGAAGCGAAACCGCGGCACCTGCTGGGCATCGGCCATCCCGACGATCTCGTCACGATCGTCAAAGCCGGGGCCGACACTTTTGATTGCACGGCGCCGACCCATTACGCCCGCCACGGCACAGCCTTCGTTTCGAATGGCCGTCTCGATCTGAACCAGAGCCGTTTTCTCAGGGATCGCCGGCCGCTCGATCCGCGTTGCGGCTGCTTCGTCTGTGCTGAGCACACGCGGAGCTACCTGAGTCACTTGATCCGCGCCAAAGAGGTCGCCGGCATGGTGCTGCTCACCAGCCATAATCTGCATTTTTTCAACGGCTTGGTCGCCGACATCCGGCGGCGGATAAAGAAAGGCCTGTTGTGA
- the queA gene encoding tRNA preQ1(34) S-adenosylmethionine ribosyltransferase-isomerase QueA: MSLKKMLQRYDYDFPPELIAKEPASPRDAARLLVYRRAKKDIVHARFLDLPGQLPPGSVLVFNETKVVPARLVLRKPTGGKAVLLYVDRAGRDLRFMADRRLEIGSTLTLDARHHFKITGQQANFYLLRPLFPMARFPGLLERHGLTPLPPYIKDSPLTEAQAREKYQAVFAKRRGSVAAPTASLHFTGRLLAKLRRRGFDARFVTLHVGLGTFAPVTEDHWRRGRLHRERYEIDPATARFLERAKRQGRPIVAVGTTVVRTLESAADDRGRLRQLRGDTDLFIREGAKFRFVDALVTNFHVPRSSLLMLVSAFAGRREVRKLYRLAIAEKYRLFSFGDGMLIV; encoded by the coding sequence TTGAGCCTGAAAAAAATGCTGCAGCGGTACGATTACGATTTTCCGCCGGAGCTCATCGCCAAGGAGCCGGCGTCGCCGCGTGATGCCGCCCGGCTTTTGGTCTATCGCCGCGCCAAAAAAGACATCGTTCACGCGCGCTTCCTCGATCTGCCCGGCCAGCTGCCGCCCGGTTCCGTGCTGGTCTTCAATGAGACTAAGGTCGTGCCCGCACGGCTGGTGCTCCGCAAGCCGACGGGCGGCAAAGCCGTCCTGCTTTACGTTGACCGCGCCGGCCGCGATCTGCGGTTCATGGCCGATCGCCGGCTGGAGATCGGCTCGACGCTGACGCTCGACGCGCGCCATCATTTCAAGATCACCGGTCAGCAGGCGAATTTTTATCTGCTGCGGCCGCTTTTTCCCATGGCGCGTTTTCCGGGACTCCTGGAACGTCACGGCTTGACCCCGCTGCCGCCATACATAAAAGACTCGCCGCTCACGGAAGCCCAGGCGCGCGAGAAATACCAGGCGGTCTTCGCGAAACGCCGCGGGTCGGTCGCCGCGCCCACGGCTTCGCTGCATTTTACCGGGCGGCTGCTCGCCAAGCTCCGCCGGCGCGGTTTCGACGCGCGGTTCGTGACCTTGCATGTCGGGCTCGGGACTTTCGCGCCGGTCACGGAAGATCACTGGCGCCGCGGCCGCCTGCATCGCGAGCGCTACGAGATCGATCCGGCGACGGCCAGATTCCTTGAGCGCGCCAAGCGGCAGGGGAGGCCGATCGTCGCCGTCGGCACCACCGTGGTCCGGACGCTCGAGTCGGCGGCGGACGACCGCGGCCGTCTCCGCCAGCTCCGCGGCGACACCGACCTCTTCATCCGCGAGGGCGCGAAGTTCCGGTTCGTGGACGCGCTCGTCACCAATTTCCACGTGCCGCGTTCGAGCTTGCTTATGCTGGTCTCGGCTTTCGCCGGCCGCCGCGAGGTCCGGAAATTATACAGGCTGGCGATCGCGGAAAAATACCGCCTGTTCTCGTTCGGCGACGGCATGCTGATCGTCTGA
- a CDS encoding amino acid permease: MEAEKPLDTTAQPVHLARTLGPGSIIFMGIGCLIGGGIFTLLGPAAGLAGPGLFLAMILGSSVAFLNLQMYLALGTTFPEAGGGYLWVRKGLGNFQGFMSGWLSWFAHAAACGTYALSLAYYGYELLRMVGFDPGISVASFMKVLAVVLILLFGYLNWRGTKSMGNAGIIITGGLLTVLAVFIASGFAKIGAAAHPLANFSPFLPNGFFGVIAATAFFYIAFEGSEIQVQAGEETKNPERDLKVGLITSWAVVSILYILVSFVVIGATPAEGGAVHKVLSGFGEGAIVRAAEAFMPWGAVLMTIGGFLANLAALNATIFSASHVAFAMARDNNIWSRMSRVHLKNFTPDLAVIVSTLLVSVMVVALPLFDVASAASLLFVLLFLQLNLAGITIHLKFPDIRWKYRIPFFPVTPLLAIVLYVFLAATMLQTNLTAWLVTMVWILLGLVNYFAYAARKGREQFEAEIVYEEQVRIGPKTGQRLLLPIMPTATFEDIAKRLETAVVIASRMKGEIIILMVHEVPQPLMLLDGATMTHDRQMLDNIKRWVEEFNEKTPGLDHDINFHNLVMVGRDITDTILEVVKMEDCDLLMLSWKGYTRVKGTVFGSKIDRILREAHCDLLVLKDPQPVSSIILAANPKGKNPSLKLIGEIYSALNAQYHPKTELFCVLGKEVPVYLKTDPTAVLGGLGLQKQDVQDIKFTSSSSITKALIEEVDSVSADLVIVGASKPKFLKDIRFGRIPESLAKHLEGSSLMIVKAHQTVAEAFGERLRDFLARRPKNLPPAPPV, encoded by the coding sequence ATGGAAGCAGAAAAACCGCTTGATACGACCGCTCAGCCAGTTCATCTGGCCCGCACGCTCGGACCCGGATCCATCATTTTCATGGGCATCGGCTGCCTGATCGGCGGCGGTATCTTCACTTTGCTCGGACCGGCCGCTGGTCTCGCCGGACCAGGACTTTTTCTCGCCATGATCCTCGGCTCCAGCGTGGCCTTCCTCAACTTGCAGATGTACCTGGCCTTGGGCACCACTTTTCCGGAGGCCGGCGGCGGTTATCTCTGGGTCCGCAAAGGGCTGGGCAACTTCCAGGGTTTCATGTCCGGCTGGCTCAGCTGGTTCGCCCACGCCGCGGCTTGCGGCACGTACGCCCTCAGCTTGGCCTACTACGGTTACGAACTACTGCGCATGGTCGGCTTCGATCCGGGCATCAGCGTCGCTTCGTTCATGAAAGTCTTGGCCGTCGTCCTGATTCTGCTCTTCGGTTATCTTAACTGGCGCGGCACCAAGAGCATGGGTAACGCCGGCATCATCATCACCGGCGGCCTGCTGACCGTGCTCGCGGTTTTCATCGCAAGCGGTTTCGCCAAGATCGGGGCCGCGGCCCATCCACTCGCCAATTTTTCGCCGTTCCTGCCGAATGGTTTCTTTGGCGTCATCGCGGCCACGGCGTTTTTCTATATCGCCTTCGAGGGTTCGGAGATCCAGGTCCAGGCCGGCGAGGAAACAAAGAATCCGGAACGCGACCTGAAGGTCGGGCTGATCACTTCCTGGGCCGTCGTCTCGATCCTGTACATCCTGGTCAGTTTCGTCGTGATCGGCGCCACGCCGGCGGAGGGCGGAGCGGTCCATAAGGTGTTGAGCGGCTTCGGCGAAGGCGCGATCGTCCGCGCGGCCGAAGCCTTCATGCCCTGGGGCGCCGTCCTCATGACCATCGGCGGCTTTTTGGCCAATCTCGCCGCCCTGAACGCGACGATCTTTTCGGCCAGCCACGTCGCCTTTGCCATGGCCCGCGACAACAACATCTGGTCCCGGATGTCCCGCGTCCATCTGAAGAACTTCACGCCGGATCTGGCGGTCATCGTCTCGACTCTGCTCGTCTCCGTCATGGTCGTGGCCCTGCCACTCTTCGATGTCGCGAGCGCGGCCTCGCTGCTGTTCGTGCTCCTGTTCCTGCAGTTGAACCTCGCCGGCATCACCATCCACCTCAAGTTTCCGGACATACGCTGGAAATATCGCATCCCGTTCTTTCCGGTCACGCCGCTCCTCGCCATCGTGCTGTATGTCTTCCTGGCCGCGACGATGCTCCAGACCAACCTGACCGCTTGGCTCGTGACGATGGTCTGGATACTTTTGGGCCTCGTCAATTATTTCGCCTACGCCGCGCGCAAGGGCCGCGAGCAGTTCGAGGCCGAGATCGTCTACGAGGAACAGGTCCGTATCGGTCCGAAGACCGGCCAGCGGCTCCTGTTGCCGATCATGCCGACCGCGACCTTCGAAGATATCGCCAAGCGCCTGGAGACCGCCGTGGTCATCGCTAGCCGCATGAAAGGGGAGATCATCATCCTCATGGTCCACGAGGTGCCGCAGCCGCTGATGCTGCTCGACGGCGCGACGATGACCCATGACCGCCAGATGCTCGACAATATCAAGCGCTGGGTCGAAGAGTTCAATGAAAAGACCCCCGGCCTCGATCATGACATCAATTTCCACAACCTGGTCATGGTCGGACGCGATATCACCGACACGATCCTGGAGGTCGTGAAGATGGAGGATTGCGACCTGCTGATGCTCTCCTGGAAGGGTTACACCCGGGTCAAGGGCACGGTCTTCGGCAGCAAGATCGACCGTATCCTGCGGGAGGCTCATTGCGATCTTCTGGTCCTCAAGGATCCGCAGCCGGTGAGTTCGATCATCTTGGCCGCGAATCCCAAGGGCAAGAATCCATCATTGAAACTGATCGGCGAGATCTACTCGGCGCTCAACGCCCAATACCATCCCAAGACCGAGCTGTTCTGCGTCCTGGGCAAAGAGGTGCCGGTCTATCTCAAGACCGACCCGACGGCGGTGCTCGGCGGTTTGGGTCTTCAAAAACAGGATGTCCAGGATATCAAGTTCACGAGTTCCAGTTCCATCACCAAGGCACTGATCGAAGAAGTGGACAGCGTCAGCGCCGACTTGGTCATTGTCGGGGCTTCCAAACCCAAGTTCCTCAAAGACATCCGTTTCGGCCGGATCCCGGAGTCGCTGGCCAAACATCTTGAAGGCTCGTCGCTCATGATCGTCAAAGCCCACCAGACGGTGGCCGAGGCTTTCGGCGAGCGGTTGCGCGATTTCCTGGCGCGCCGGCCGAAGAATCTGCCGCCCGCGCCGCCTGTTTAG
- a CDS encoding ferredoxin, producing the protein MAARKIAKVEVKRDLCIGASPCVIAAPGAMELDADNKAVYKLKDGQRLSGPVERALLEDPTVDDDTLLTAAQSCPVKAIYLYDEEGKQIFPE; encoded by the coding sequence ATGGCTGCTCGCAAGATCGCCAAAGTCGAGGTCAAACGCGACCTCTGCATCGGGGCTTCGCCCTGCGTCATCGCCGCTCCGGGCGCGATGGAACTCGACGCCGACAACAAGGCTGTCTACAAACTCAAGGACGGCCAGCGCCTGTCCGGTCCGGTCGAGCGCGCGCTTCTCGAGGACCCGACCGTCGACGACGACACGCTTCTGACCGCGGCCCAGTCCTGCCCGGTCAAAGCGATCTATCTTTACGACGAAGAGGGGAAGCAGATCTTCCCGGAATAA
- a CDS encoding FAD-dependent oxidoreductase: MAETRYLIIGGGVAGTTAADTIRKQDATGAITIVSDEPYRFYSRIMISKLHYFLGKVPADQIWLKKEEWYRDNRVNLIAGRTAAKLDTAAKTVILDDGTMLGYDKLLLAIGIRARRWTVPGSDKQGIHYVRTLDDFKGITADVKTARQAVVIGGGAIGFEVCELFQASGLDTTLVIREPHYWDPVLDAGSGQMIEKALEKAGVKIVRGKYVTEAYGGERVEGVILESGEKLPCQIVSVGIGGVCPLDFAKAAGLATNRGLVANEYLETSAPDIWAAGDCAEYQDLIFGERTQFGSWSNAQSQGRTVGANMSGRHEPYRLVTFYAVSGLGLSIAFIGSVAPPGAGRDVVPRGSPEANSYARLLLKDNRIVGATLMNRTADIGPISKLIEKQTDVAGRYSELADTNFDLKSLLS; the protein is encoded by the coding sequence ATGGCCGAAACCCGTTATCTCATCATCGGCGGCGGGGTCGCGGGGACCACGGCCGCCGATACCATTCGTAAACAGGACGCGACTGGCGCGATCACGATCGTCTCCGACGAGCCGTACCGGTTCTATTCGCGTATCATGATCTCCAAGCTGCATTATTTCCTGGGGAAGGTTCCGGCCGACCAGATCTGGCTGAAAAAAGAGGAATGGTATCGCGATAATCGCGTGAATCTGATCGCTGGGCGCACGGCCGCGAAACTGGATACGGCCGCCAAGACGGTGATCCTCGATGACGGCACGATGCTCGGCTATGACAAATTACTCCTGGCCATCGGCATCCGCGCCCGGCGCTGGACTGTGCCTGGTTCCGACAAACAGGGTATACATTACGTCCGGACGCTCGACGACTTCAAGGGCATCACGGCCGATGTGAAGACTGCCAGACAGGCGGTCGTGATCGGCGGCGGCGCCATCGGTTTCGAGGTCTGCGAACTTTTCCAAGCTTCCGGCCTCGACACCACGCTCGTGATCCGCGAACCGCATTACTGGGATCCGGTGCTTGACGCCGGTTCCGGCCAGATGATCGAGAAAGCCCTGGAGAAGGCCGGCGTGAAGATCGTGCGCGGCAAATATGTGACTGAAGCCTACGGCGGCGAGCGGGTCGAGGGCGTCATCCTGGAGAGTGGCGAAAAACTTCCCTGTCAGATCGTTTCGGTCGGCATCGGCGGCGTCTGCCCGCTCGATTTCGCGAAAGCCGCCGGCCTCGCGACCAACCGTGGCCTCGTCGCCAACGAATATCTCGAGACCAGCGCGCCGGACATCTGGGCGGCGGGGGATTGCGCTGAGTACCAGGACCTGATCTTCGGCGAGCGGACGCAGTTCGGCAGCTGGAGCAACGCCCAGTCGCAGGGTCGCACCGTCGGCGCCAACATGTCCGGACGCCATGAACCCTACCGCCTCGTGACCTTCTATGCCGTGAGCGGTCTTGGCTTGAGCATCGCCTTCATCGGCTCCGTGGCGCCGCCCGGCGCCGGCCGCGACGTCGTACCGCGCGGATCGCCGGAGGCTAATTCCTACGCTCGGCTGCTCCTCAAGGACAACCGCATCGTCGGCGCGACCCTCATGAACCGCACCGCGGACATCGGTCCGATCTCGAAACTCATCGAGAAACAGACGGACGTCGCCGGCCGCTACTCGGAGCTCGCGGACACGAATTTCGATCTCAAATCGCTTTTGTCGTAA
- a CDS encoding Ni/Fe hydrogenase subunit alpha: MHTFDLSLEHVTKVEGAANVNVKVKDGKVESVRYEIAEFKRFYTRGIEGKPLMAIPQLLARICGTCSNAHLLCAIEACEHALDLQPTPQTMLLRELTMCGLNIRDHALHLYLFVLPDIVGKDALLEFDENDPVQHQMLHDAFDIKAAGNFLAELVAGRSVHAVYPTLGGFLKFPDKAGVEKAIKLLESVRPAVLRTVEIFEKAPFHLDRKTNYMALVPKDHFGFIDGEIHDSFGHVVPESGFRDHLEHVVLPYSQASAYKHEGKSYMVGSLARLNLAKDLLHAKTKESLKETLKLFPSTDIFYNNLAQAIEILHCLDRAVDVLKTVEFKAEPLVRMPNKAGVGIGVVEAPRGTLYHRVETDEKGNVVRGEVIVPTNQNQVNIEEDVWKLIQDNLDKMSQEEMIHEMEKLVRAYDPCMSCAAHFLKLKWEE; this comes from the coding sequence ATGCATACTTTCGACCTGAGTCTCGAACACGTCACCAAGGTGGAGGGCGCCGCGAACGTCAACGTCAAAGTGAAAGACGGCAAAGTGGAGTCGGTCCGCTACGAGATCGCCGAGTTCAAGCGCTTCTACACGCGCGGCATCGAGGGCAAGCCGCTCATGGCCATCCCGCAGCTCCTGGCGCGTATCTGCGGCACCTGCTCGAACGCACATCTCCTGTGCGCCATCGAAGCCTGCGAGCACGCGCTCGATCTACAGCCTACGCCGCAGACCATGCTGCTCCGCGAGCTCACCATGTGCGGGCTCAACATCCGTGACCACGCGCTGCATCTCTATCTGTTCGTCTTGCCGGACATCGTCGGCAAGGACGCATTGCTGGAGTTCGACGAGAACGACCCGGTCCAGCATCAGATGCTGCACGACGCTTTCGACATCAAGGCCGCCGGCAATTTCCTGGCCGAGCTCGTGGCCGGACGTTCCGTCCATGCGGTCTATCCGACGCTCGGCGGCTTCCTGAAGTTCCCGGACAAGGCCGGCGTGGAAAAAGCGATCAAACTGCTCGAGTCGGTCCGTCCGGCGGTCCTGCGCACGGTCGAGATCTTCGAAAAAGCGCCATTCCATCTGGATCGCAAGACCAATTACATGGCGCTCGTGCCCAAGGATCATTTCGGATTCATTGACGGCGAGATCCATGACAGCTTCGGCCACGTCGTGCCGGAGTCCGGCTTCCGCGATCATCTTGAACACGTCGTCCTGCCGTATTCGCAGGCTTCGGCTTACAAACATGAAGGCAAATCCTACATGGTCGGGTCGCTCGCGCGCCTGAATCTGGCCAAGGACCTGCTGCACGCGAAGACGAAAGAGTCGCTCAAGGAAACACTGAAACTCTTCCCCTCGACCGACATCTTCTACAACAATCTGGCTCAGGCCATCGAGATCCTGCACTGCCTCGACCGGGCCGTGGACGTCCTGAAGACCGTCGAGTTCAAGGCTGAACCGCTGGTGCGCATGCCGAACAAGGCTGGCGTTGGCATCGGCGTCGTCGAAGCGCCGCGCGGCACGCTCTATCATCGCGTGGAGACCGACGAAAAGGGGAATGTGGTCAGAGGCGAGGTCATCGTGCCCACCAACCAGAACCAGGTGAACATCGAGGAGGATGTTTGGAAGCTCATCCAGGACAACCTGGACAAGATGAGCCAGGAAGAGATGATCCACGAAATGGAGAAACTCGTCCGCGCCTACGACCCGTGCATGTCCTGCGCCGCGCACTTCCTGAAGTTGAAGTGGGAGGAGTAG
- a CDS encoding transcriptional repressor: MPMSPSEIAIRVKRFEAECRRRRLPLTPQKRAVFEAVASTDRHPTAQELHVAIRRRLPDLSFATVYKNLALLSSLGLVREFRIGGGVSRFDANTGVHAHVYSLGSDTLRDADVRGPLPLPKGVKAGSVDSILLVYYVH; encoded by the coding sequence ATGCCAATGAGTCCCAGCGAGATCGCGATCAGGGTGAAGCGCTTCGAGGCCGAGTGCCGGCGCCGCCGCCTGCCGCTCACGCCGCAGAAACGCGCTGTCTTCGAGGCTGTCGCCTCGACCGACCGCCATCCTACGGCGCAGGAGCTCCACGTCGCGATCCGCCGGCGGCTGCCCGATCTGTCCTTCGCTACGGTCTATAAGAATCTGGCTCTGCTCTCCAGCCTCGGCCTCGTCCGCGAGTTCCGGATCGGCGGGGGAGTCTCCCGGTTCGACGCGAACACCGGCGTCCACGCGCATGTCTATAGCCTCGGCTCGGACACGCTCCGGGACGCGGATGTTCGCGGGCCGTTGCCGCTCCCCAAAGGAGTGAAGGCTGGTTCGGTCGACAGCATCCTCTTGGTCTATTACGTCCATTAA
- a CDS encoding peroxiredoxin codes for MLILGKPAPDFKAVPAYQTGEFRSVSLSEYRGHWLVLFFYPRDFTFVCPTELRGFAAHEHEFEKLGAKIVAASTDSQWSHKAWFERDLPEVKYPVLADTALKLADAYGVLNADDGSAERGLFIIDPEGIVRYIVVSASAVGRSVTETLRVLQALKSGGLCPLDWKDGEKTLGKAK; via the coding sequence ATGTTGATCCTAGGAAAACCCGCGCCGGATTTCAAGGCCGTACCGGCCTACCAGACCGGCGAATTCCGTTCCGTCAGCCTGTCCGAATATCGCGGGCATTGGCTCGTCCTGTTCTTTTATCCGCGCGATTTCACTTTCGTCTGCCCGACGGAATTACGCGGATTCGCCGCGCACGAGCATGAATTCGAGAAGCTCGGCGCCAAGATCGTCGCCGCCTCGACCGATTCTCAGTGGTCGCATAAGGCCTGGTTCGAGCGCGACCTGCCGGAGGTGAAGTATCCGGTCCTGGCCGATACGGCGCTCAAACTCGCCGATGCTTACGGTGTCTTGAATGCCGATGATGGTTCCGCGGAGCGCGGACTCTTCATCATCGATCCGGAGGGGATCGTGCGCTACATCGTCGTATCGGCCTCGGCGGTCGGCCGTTCGGTGACCGAGACCCTGCGCGTCCTGCAGGCCCTGAAGAGCGGCGGACTTTGCCCGCTCGACTGGAAGGACGGAGAAAAAACGCTCGGCAAAGCCAAATAA
- a CDS encoding cytochrome b5-like heme/steroid binding domain-containing protein translates to MKHSFVLLGVLAGSVLLVGAGCAGQTTVRTQTTERPAAVAALSVPPAANAPDQASAREITAAEVAKHKTPDDCWLAINGIVYDVSGYATKHPGREAVYAGCGRDATVLFETRPMGSGTPHSDKARAYMKNYEIGTYKP, encoded by the coding sequence ATGAAACATAGTTTTGTCTTGTTAGGGGTACTCGCCGGCTCCGTACTTTTAGTTGGCGCCGGTTGTGCCGGCCAGACAACGGTCAGGACGCAAACAACGGAGCGTCCGGCGGCCGTTGCCGCTCTATCCGTCCCTCCGGCAGCCAATGCGCCGGATCAAGCTTCAGCGAGGGAAATCACTGCGGCTGAGGTCGCGAAACATAAGACGCCGGATGATTGTTGGCTCGCCATCAACGGCATCGTCTACGATGTTTCCGGTTACGCCACGAAGCATCCCGGCCGGGAGGCGGTCTACGCCGGTTGCGGTCGGGACGCGACGGTCCTTTTCGAGACCCGTCCGATGGGTTCCGGAACGCCGCATTCGGACAAGGCCAGGGCTTACATGAAGAATTACGAGATCGGAACGTATAAGCCGTAG
- a CDS encoding four helix bundle protein: MTDSAHRNLRVWKEARALSLSIYRVTSSFPMTERFGLTQQIRRSTTSVGANIAEGYGRSGKKEFKNFLSIARGSAKETEYFLLLAKDLGFLSETEAAGLICRYEGLCAGLAALAKQVG, encoded by the coding sequence ATGACCGATAGTGCTCACCGCAACCTTCGCGTCTGGAAAGAGGCCCGCGCCTTGTCCTTGTCGATCTACCGGGTCACCAGCTCCTTTCCGATGACAGAAAGATTCGGACTTACACAACAGATTCGACGCTCAACAACATCAGTCGGCGCCAATATCGCTGAAGGCTACGGACGTTCCGGTAAAAAAGAGTTCAAAAATTTCCTTTCCATCGCTCGCGGGTCGGCGAAAGAAACCGAATACTTTCTTCTCCTGGCCAAAGACCTGGGATTCTTATCAGAAACCGAGGCGGCCGGATTGATCTGCCGCTATGAGGGTCTTTGCGCTGGACTGGCGGCACTTGCTAAACAGGTCGGATAA